A segment of the Cricetulus griseus strain 17A/GY chromosome 6, alternate assembly CriGri-PICRH-1.0, whole genome shotgun sequence genome:
TGCACCAAGACAGGGCTCtgagccccagcaccacataaaatgggcatgatggcatatgcctgtgCTCATTCTTGGCTActatcaagttcaaggtcagcctgggctacatgagaacctgctttgaaaaaaaaaaaaatgctgggcacagtggtgcatacttggtaggctgaggcaggaggattgctaatGAGTCAGGGTCAGAGTGGTCTAGATAGcaagaccctgattcaaaaatacaaacaaacaaaaacatcaaataattaaaatgatacctactttcttaaagaaaaaaagagaggccgggcagtggtggtgcactcccagcacttgggaggcagagggaggtggatctctgtgagttccaggccaacctggtctacagagtgaattccaggacagctagactgttatacagagaaactctgtctcaaaaaacaaaaaaataaaaaattataaaaaggaaggaaggaaagaaggaaaggaaggaaggaaggaagaaagaaaagaaagaaaaagaactatcATGAATGGAATTtgtttttgacttttattttggGAGATTGAAGGAtgaagtctcactctgtagctctggctgtcctagaacttactgtaCATAGGCCTTACaaaggatccacctgcctgtgcctcctgggtgctgggattaacagtgtttGTCACCATGCCAAGCCCCCACTATATAATTCTTTTGATCAAAGAAATGGCACTGAAAGGGAAAGGGACCTAAGGAAGGGCACGGTACCTTGATTTTAGCACCCAGCATCTCAGCAGCATCCTTCTCCCGCCGCAGGTCCTccatctttttctccttctccttcagcAGCCTCATCTTCTCCTCTGCAACCAAGCTGTGGTCCTCTACAATGGCCCGCTTCTCAATCTCCAGTTTTTCTTGCTGTTCCCGCCAGTAATCATCCTTATCATCCCCTTCCTCCtcaccctcttctccctcctcctcctcctcttccccacccccaccactgccaccaccttcCCTCCGCTTCTCTCGCCTCTTCCTCCTGCCAATGGAACGTTTTTCCAGCTGGGCCTTGAGCCGAGCAATTTCTTCCTGGAATTCTCGAAGCAGAGCGTCCTTTGGGTCCTCATTGACCCTTGGCTTGTTCTTAATGTTTTTGGCACGATTGGCATATCTCAGAGTGGTCAGGGTCTCTTCTATATTATAAGATGCAGGCCCCACATTGGCTACCATAACAGTTTTGGCATTGCCACCAAGGGAATCTTGGAGAAGCCTAGTCAGCTTTGAGTCTCTATATGGAATATGGGTGCTTTTGCCATCTACCAGGGCAGAGATAACATTACCCAAGGCTGAAAGGGACAGGTTGATCTTGGTTGCTTCCTTCAGTCTTTCTCCTTGAGCGCCAGTCTTGGCTTGCCGCTCACTGCCAGCAAGATCTACAAGGTTCAGTTTTCCTACCCGGATGTGGTTCTCACCATCTAGGCCCACCTCGCTGCATTCGATTGTAATGACAAAGATTGCATGTGACCGTGAGCTGTGCTCGTTCATGTTGGTAGCACCGACAGACCGGTTTTGGTTTCCCACATTCATCACGTGCTCTATCTCCTTCACACTCTTGGTGACAAAGGAAGACAAATCCTTCACGTACACGCCTGTATCAGGCCTCTCTTTGAGCTCCAGCCGTTTGGTCTGATCCTTTGAGAGCAAGTCTCGGATCTCTTCCTGATAGATCTCTAAGTAAGAAGCCCTGACCAGGTACTGCTGATTCTGTGATCGAGAGATATGGGTGAAGATGTGATCAAATGAGTTGGGGATCACCCCTCTTTTCTCAGGGTCACCACGGACTCCCTCCATGGTATAGGTTTTCCCAGTTCCCGTTTGTCCATAGGCAAAAATTGTGCCATTGAATCCCTGTAGGACAGAGTCCACGAGTGGTCGGAACGTCTCATCATAGAGTTCAAACTGCTTGGCATTCCAGTCGTAGACGGCATCAAAGGTGAAGGTCTTGGGCATCTCATGGGATGAGCCTCTGGGGTTCTTCACAGACACCTGCCCCAGCTTCACATCCACATCCACCACCTTGTCATACGATGCGGCCTTTTCTTTGCCATTCATGGGCCGACAGCGAACCACTACCCGGACTGACTCCGAGCTTTTTAACTTGGACATGATGAATTCTGACCAGCTTAGCCTTGAGGGCTATGAATCCAAAATGGCTCAGGATGCTAAggtcctagaaaaaaaaaaaaagaaaagaaaagaaaagaaagaaagaaaagaaatgagtatGGTACAGCCGTCATCAGAGGCTGCCTGACAGCAGCGGGTACACAAGCCATCTTCACTTGCTAACCTTCTGAGAGCCATATTTAATCATTTTAGTACACTGAATATTTCTCCTCATAGGACCTTCAGTAGTAAAAGACTCCAGTCCACTAACATTAATTCTTATCCACCCTCAATTAATACTTGATTTTATACTATAAGTAGAAACTACAGGAAgctctttgctttccttttttagaGAAAGGGGCTCAGCCTTatctcctaatcctcctgcctccatctccaaaagctaggattacaagcatgaagtatcacacttttttttttgttttgttttgttttttgtttgtttgtttttcgagacagggtttctctgtgtagctttggagcctatcctggcactcgctctggagaccaggctggcctcaaactcacagagatccgcctctgcctcccgagtgctgggattaaaggcatgcgccaccaacgcccagacgatttattttatttttaaattatgtatatgtgtatctctgtgtgggaatgtgcacatgtgcagatacccatggaggccagaagaggatgtaagatcccctgaagctgtaGTTAGAAAAGGCTCTGAGTTACCTGACCAGAGGTGCTGGAAACTCACCTCCACCCTGCTGGAAGAGCATCAAGCAttcgtaaccactgagccatttctcccacCCTCACTGGAAGTGTATTAAAAGCCTAGGTAACCTTATATCCTATGAACTTCTAAATGTCTAAGGAAGGCAACTTGAAATgatcaaaaatttaaatgtacagggcccagcaagatggctttgtgggtaaaggtacctgccaccaaacctaagggtctgagttcagttcacaagacccacatggtggaaggagagaattctaATATGCTACCCTGTGACCTCAAAACACTCCAAGACttgtgcacacaggcatacacatacacacacaacagagaTATAAACtgtaataaaatcattttcaacCTTTCAACGTACAGACCATGCCTAACAATCCTCAGAATTTATCCTACAAATAAATGTCTTATATAGAGGTATGTCTCTCCTCGGTTATGTGTTGTAGCACTGTGATAGCAAGAAAGTGGGGACAacttgctggatggtggtggctcacacctttaatcccagaactgagaaggcagaggcaggcggatctctgtgaggtcacagtcagactggtctacagagatagttctagGTCATCCAATActacagacacagagaaaccctgccttgccctgcccccccccaaaaaaaaacaaagaaagaaagaaagaaagaaaagctgcaCAGTGGtatcgcacacctttaatcccagcacttgggaggcagaggcaggcagatctttatgagttcagcctagtctacagagcaagtgccaggacaggctccaaagctatagtgaaaccctgtctcaaaaaaaaaaaaaaaagaaagaaaagaaaagaaaaaagaaaaaaagaaaaaagaatggagacAATTCCAGTTTCCATTGAGAGGCATgattacatatattcatacatacaggGGAAACCAGTgtagttatttttaatgttattctAAGCAAATTCATACCCAAAATCTAATAGGTAAATAA
Coding sequences within it:
- the Kif3b gene encoding kinesin-like protein KIF3B, with product MSKLKSSESVRVVVRCRPMNGKEKAASYDKVVDVDVKLGQVSVKNPRGSSHEMPKTFTFDAVYDWNAKQFELYDETFRPLVDSVLQGFNGTIFAYGQTGTGKTYTMEGVRGDPEKRGVIPNSFDHIFTHISRSQNQQYLVRASYLEIYQEEIRDLLSKDQTKRLELKERPDTGVYVKDLSSFVTKSVKEIEHVMNVGNQNRSVGATNMNEHSSRSHAIFVITIECSEVGLDGENHIRVGKLNLVDLAGSERQAKTGAQGERLKEATKINLSLSALGNVISALVDGKSTHIPYRDSKLTRLLQDSLGGNAKTVMVANVGPASYNIEETLTTLRYANRAKNIKNKPRVNEDPKDALLREFQEEIARLKAQLEKRSIGRRKRREKRREGGGSGGGGEEEEEEGEEGEEEGDDKDDYWREQQEKLEIEKRAIVEDHSLVAEEKMRLLKEKEKKMEDLRREKDAAEMLGAKIKAMESKLLVGGKNIVDHTNEQQKILEQKRQEIAEQKRREREIQQQMESRDEETLELKETYTSLQQEVDIKTKKLKKLFSKLQAVKAEIHDLQEEHIKERQELEQTQNELTRELKLKHLIIENFIPLEEKNKIMNRSFFDEEEDHWKLHPITRLENQQMMKRPVSAVGYKRPLSQHARMSMMIRPEPRYRAENIMLLELDMPSRTTRDYEGPAISPKVQAALDAALQDEDEIQVDASSFESTANRKPKARPKSGRKSGSSSSSSGNPASQFYPQSRGLVPK